The DNA window CGATGGAACACCAAACGAGAGCGTTCAGGATGTGTTTGTTCGCGTGACACAGCTCATGTCGATTCTTGAGACTCAATACTCTGGAAACACGGTGGTTATAGTCTCCCCGGATTCAGACAACTTGTCGGTGCTGCAAGCCGGGATGGTTGGCCTTGAACTACGAAGGCATATGGATCTTGCTTTTGGTCCAGGTGAAGTGAGGCTTGTTGATGCAAGCAGCATACCAGCCTACAAACAGCCTGCATCTGCAGTTTACAAGTGCTTCAATCCTCCTAACTGCACTTGAGAGTTGCTCGAATTCGTGTTGTTATTGTAGATACTACTTCTGATGAAATATGAGTTCTGgctttttatattttgaaaaatattactccctccgtaccacaataattgtcactcttgtgggcacaagttttaagaaaggtaaaaaaaaagttGGTTATAAAAGTTAGTGGGATGTAGgacctatttttttatattgattttataataaaatgtgagttaagtgagttagtagaatgtgagacatacttactatttatgctaaaaatgaagtgtgacaattattgtgggacggactaaaatggaaaagagtgacaattattgtgggagcAAACATCTCAGTTTCAGTTTCAGTTGTTCTTTACTGTTTATAgttattaaattaaagaaattaaaatttgtttttctgattacatattttcatgaaataaaaTCGATATGGCAGTAGGGAAAAACCAGAGATAATTCGAGAAAAATCactaaatttattattattagtaatttaagggaagaAATAGTAATAgagatttattaattattttatttaaatatgatcataTACACTATTCAGAAAAAAAGGTTTGAGTTGAAATTGCATTTTAACTTTTATCGAGTAAGCAACCAATTAATCTCGTAAATTAATATTTCTAGATCAAATTGTAATTTAATACTAATACTCTATTACGTGATTGGTTGGTAAGCCTATTTGGCCGACCTACCTAAACCGACCTAACAATGGACAAtactttaaaaagaaaataaaattacttatttccataaaataaagaaattcaGTTTCATCGTAATGCAATTCACTTTTCTATCCACATATTGTGGTAGTAGTAACAAATTACATGCGAGGCAATCCTATAGAAAACTACATGtttcattaaattattatttaggCTTGTGTTTAATACTTACCCATAAAATCGATTAGGTCATCCATAATGGGGCGGGCGCGACGCTACATGTGAGGTAATCCTATAGAAAAGTACATGtttcattaaattattatttaggCTTGTGTTTAATACTTACCCATAAAAGCGATTAGgtcatccacaatggggcggatgaTAACCTGCCCAATGCACCATAATGGGGCGGAcgatcgggcgcgctatcgtccgccactgtggcactGCGGGCGACGAACGATGCATTGTCTGCGCCCGACGCTTAGTCCGCGaacgaagcgcggacgatagggcatcgtccgcccactatgggcgacgcggacgatgcaacgcgttttagttttttttttttaattcgaaaattttgttatatatatacctcagcttcacttttcatttgtaacttttcgattaacttttaaactctcaaattacgctataaaatggattccggtggatactcaagtcctagtagcccgatgtttggagatggcgcacggtggccgggtacacaacctgtcgaatatcggtcgttcgacgccaacacgcagtacgatccggaCTTCGGCCCAAGCCGAGCGCCTCCAGAGGTTGAGCGATGAGTTGAAccggaagttggggcttttgtaggatagtcaatttttttatttccaactcgtgtaactttttttttaaatcaatgaattttttaccgttcttttagttaatcgttgtgttttttaataagtttgcatttatatatttgaaaacatttaaattaaataacaaaacaatagtaggaggtggaagggcaggaggataaaaatgctgacgtgacggtgcatagggcgggcttgtggatgaccttaatagtactacctccgtcccccaaatattgtctcaTTTTGACCcgtcacgggttttaagaaatgtaatgtaaagtgaattgaaaaggttagtggattatgtgtcctacttttatatattaattttataataaaatgtgagtagaaatgagttagtgaaatatgtggttcactacaaaaatggtaaaaagtgaaatgagataaattTTGGGGACAgatggaaatgaaaaaatgggacaaactttcagggacggatgtagtatatAATTAGTGATAATGTTGTAAGACAATAGGAATTGGCTACTTTTTTGGAtgtattaaaaagaaaaatacataactATTTTAGAAAAGTACAGaaaatattgatattatttACTTATTAGCTTACCTAaaagaatatttaattatggAATCATGATTTTGTTCTGTTAATGAATAAATGGCATTAtcctcttcttttcttttctatcaattgtttgaattaaactgtatttatttatttaagttaTCCTAAACCGTATTATTCCTGTAAACTATTTAATTTTACACCAGTGTTAAAAGAGTAATCAAGGGTGAGATTTCGGTAGTCATTTCTAAATGGAAAAGAAAATTACTCACAGAGCCCAAATTCACAAAATTTCCTCTGCTTTCCCTTCccagaaaaaaaaacttgaaatcTTTAATCTTGTCGGCCTCAAAATATAGTTTCTTGCATATTCGATTTCTACACACTCAGCTCATAGTTCCGCTTTGTTGTTTACTTTCAATTGAGCTCAGTTTAATTGGGAGTTCGATCGGAGAAATGAACATCAAATCTTGAATTCGCAGCTGAAAATTCAAATGGCGATCAAAGGGGTTGATTTCAAGTGGTATGTCTTTCGCTGCAACTTTTAACTTCCATTTCGCTGAGTAAATGAGGCAGAAACTTTGGTTTCgcttttgattttgtttctgtttttgttttttcttcatGGGTTATATAGTTCCTGTTCAATTTCTTGAATTTGGGAGAATATGTATCTAGGGTTTCAGTTTTTATGGGTATCAGTTCTGGATTTTGAATTTGGGTTCTAATTTCTTGCAGGTATGATGGGTTCTTCTTGTCTATGCTAGCTACAAGTGTGTATCCTTTTGATGAATGGATGTTGTTGAATTCTTTTCTTGATTCATGATATCTATGAAGTTCTGTCAATTTCAGATATTGGGAGGTTACGTATTTGTAAAATCTAGCAATATTTTTCTCATGATTGATAGAATATAAAAATGATTATAATTCATATAGTTTCCTTGACTGAATGTTAGAATCATTGTGGCAATCAATTGGAAGAGATACCATTCATGTGCTAACCCGTTGCACATATGGATTGTGGTGAGCTTGCTAAGCTTTCAAGAAGGCTAAATGGGGTTTATTGAAGAGAGTATTGAGGTTGTTTATAATCACAGTGTGTTTTCTCTCTTCATATTGTTAGGTTGACTATACGAGTGTGTTCATTTTCCGGCTCTTGATGTTTGTTGATAATGGGTTGGCTGCTGGAATGGGATTGTAAGGACCTTTCTTCTCCCAGCCTCTGTTTTTTTCATGATATATTGTAAAATTTATACTCTAGGACGTGTGGGTTATAGTTCTTTGCCGTCTTTATTGAGGATGTAACATATTGATGTAAATCTTGGTCTCAACATCATAGGAGAATCATGGATTAGTAATAGTAAGAGGTCAAGCTATATAGTAAGTGGTGCGTTTAGATAAAGAATAGTAACAGATGTTCATTCACTGGCCATAATGTTCAAATTCTGGAGATGCTTTTGCTCGTCTCTCCTTTATGTAATAACCTTAGCCTTGTTGACAATTGCTCAGAGATCTTGGTTGGCAACAGAGATATAAACGTTTTTACGGAAGGATTGTTGTGCTGTCCATCCTTGTTCTGCTACTTTATCCCTTCCTTCTGGCTTGGACGGTCATTGGTACTCTTTGGTTCAATCGTTCAAGAACCTGCGTAAGTCTCCCCTTGTCTCGTCTGAGCATGAGCTAGTATATTACACTGCTGTAAAACTGGAACGAATATAATGTTTAGAACCATTTTTCAGTTGCCAGAAGATGGTCAAAAATGGGGTTTCCTTATTTGGCTGCTATTCAGCTATTGTGGACTCGTGTGCATTGCTTGCATCTGTATGGGAAAGGTTAGAGATGCCTTTAGTTAGACCTTACCTTACTTTATCCGAGCTTTTGTAGGCTTCTTTTTGCACGTGAATGCGAAAATAAGATGATGACGCTAATGTCATGTGTTTTAACAGATTGTTCGttttaacaattttttattCTAAGTTTATCTTCCTTCATATCTTGCAGTGGTTAACAAGGAGACAGGCACATCAATTGCGTGCACAACAAGGGATCCCTGTTTCAGAATATGGAGTAAGTTCGTTTAACTTCTTGTTCATTCAATAGCTTTAAACTTGGATGTGCAAAATTTACTACACTTAGTCAAAGTGGTCCTAGTACAATGTTTTTGCTCGGCATTCCATGACAATGAGTTCACTAGTTCTTATGAGCTTTATCTTTAGTGGAACCTTCACATGGTGTCTTTGTGGGGAAAGATTGCATATGTTGAAACTGCACCGAGTTAGGGCATTTATGTTTCTATAAATAGAGATTAAATGTCAGCGGTTCTCAGTGATAGTGGTAtaatgttgattttttttatacacTGATTTATTCTCCCTCGAATATCACTGATTGAAATACGAGCTGTGTCTAACCTTTTTTCCCTCGATGGGCTGTTTTTCCTATAGGTTCTAGTCGACATGGTTAGAGTGCCAGATTGGGCCGTTGAAGCTGCTGGGCAAGAGATGAGAGGGATGGGTCAAGATGCAGTAGCGATGTACCACCCAGGACTTTACATGACCCCAGCTCAGGTAACGAACGAGCAGAAGTCTACCTTCGGCTTCAAATGAATGAGCTTCTGATTTCTTTTGACATACAGAGAGAAGCAGTGGAGGCACTTATTCAAGAACTTCCAAAGTTCAGGCTCAAGGCAGTTCCAACTGATTGCAGTGAGTGTCCAATATGCTTGGAGGAGTTTCGCGTTGGAAACGAGGTAAAAAAGGTCTATTTTGGTCTAACAAAGGCGACGATTTGTGTGTTTACAAGTCTGACTGTCTGTTGCAGGTTCGAGGTTTGCCCTGTGCTCACAATTTTCATGTGGAGTGCATCGATGAGTGGCTCCGGCTGAACGTGAAATGCCCCAGATGCCGTTGCTCCGTCTTCCCGAACCTCGACCTGAGTGCGTTGTCGAACATCCCCACAGATACAGAGAGGCCACCGCCCTCTACCAACCTTGTCACTGCTGCTCCATATGTTAGAAACCAGACTCCTAGCCAAAGCTATCTGTTGAGAATGCAGGGGTTTCTCCGCCCCGTACGGTCGGAGAACGGCAGTGAGGGGGATGCTGCAGAAACACAGTCGAGTCGAGGGACGTCGCATAGCTCGGAGCACGTGCGAGTGGTTCTTGACGAACCGGCTCCGCCTCTGCCTTGAGTTGGTTACTTCGATTCTCGTTAGCCTAACCACCCTAACTCGATTGCTTACCGTTTGCAACCTCTTTCCCCTGTCATCACCTCTATTGTTAGTACTTTACAAGCACAGTACTCTCTTCTACTAAATGAATGAAAAAAGGCTGAATTTTGTGTATCCTTGAATCTTGAAATCAAGATTTTGTTATACTAAATCAAGAATCTTGACATCAGACAACATTAGtctgtttattttgtttattggaGCTGCAaaataatgacaaaaaaaattctcaGACTAAATCAATAATCTTGAAAATAAGATAACATTAAGTTAGCTTAGCTTCATTAACAATTTAACATACAAGGATTTGGATCTCgaataagaaaaacaatattAACTCCTCTTTCATAATCGGAAATTGAATGGATTTAAAACTTTCCTTGTGCGAGTAGCgcttatttaaattttgaaagtCTCCATTTTATGTGGAAACTTTCCTTCTCTAAAGTGAGTCGACAATGATTGAATTGaaatatggaaagtttttcCCCTCgcctttatatatgtatatagccCTAAACCTAAGAGTCTTCTCTCATACTTGGAATTATTTGTCATAAATGGAGAGTATATTAGAAAGGGAGGCATGGAGCGAGTTTGAAGAGgagagtgatgatgatgttgcGCTGGAGAATATAGTAGACGAAACCATGGAAGAGCACGTGGAGGAGGAACTGATGGAGATATTAGGGCAGCGATGGACCTGCTATGACTACCCGACGACGGTGATCCAATCGACTAGCAACCGGCGCCTTGTCGGTGGAACTAGCGGTTGATCTCGAGCTCGCTCATCTCGAAGCGCCCGGTGACATGGCTGACCAACTCGCTCACGTTATCGGTCATTACTTCCGGATGTTGATGCGGGAATGGAGAAGAGACGGATAGGAAGGTGGCTCAGCCGTGGCAAGAATTTCTGCACCGTGGGCTGTATAGGAAGGTGGCTCAGCCGTGGCAAGAATTTCTGCCCCCTCTGCAAAGCTACGGCTATTAATTCATGTTCTTCTACATGTGTTTAGTGATCACATTCATATTCACTTACTTATTATATATGGAGCTTTATTTTTGTTGCTTGATTAGATACATTGATTTAAATTTGGAGAGTTGTTATTTGGATATGCCTTCAGTTTGAAACAATGAcacaattataaatttaaataagtcGGTGACAAGAAATGGCGATCTTCGAGAGCGGCTAACACTAGTTATCACACATAAAGCAAATATAGTGGGATGAAAacaagaaatataaataaaaacaaaaactatctcttctacgttattctctcctactttaattagttattaattttttcaaaacacgtGCCCCAACAAAGATTTGGTGATACAtcatttattgtttttatttatttattttttaatatttttatttatctgcACCATAATATGATCTGTCTAGCTTCTAAATCAGTCAAATAGAAGTCGCAACAAATATTCGACCATTTTACAAATTCGAACTCATTTTTACCCTACCATATCAGAATTTCAAATTCCAGTCCCAGCACCTGCAATAGCTTCAGCGCCCCAacttttttcatcattttttaagTTTTTCGAAAACATAATATTAAAACCTACTACATAATATTAATTGCAGAAAAAAATACAACTAGAAAcaaactagaaaaaaaaaaggtacAAACAAACTTCAATGATTACGGGACCAAATTTTTTCGATCATATCTCGATCGTATGATGTGTTGGGAAGAAAGAAACCAACCATGATTATACTAGTCAGATCATTCAATTCCTTTCCTTCATCTCTCTTGTCATAGCGTTAACTTGTATGGTTGTAATGGAGAGAGAAGTGGTTGAGATAATAAACTCGCCGACGCTATTTCCGGCTACCACCAGAGGCGGATTCGGGAATGGCTGGGAGCCGACGAGGACAGTTCCTACAAGGAGGTTCTCTCTCAGAATTTCTGCAAAGCTAGGCCCCTCCGAATTGTCGTTGTTTTTGTGTTGgtatgtataaaaatatattttcaaatgaTTATTAAGCTTAGTAGAATCCGGCCACTTAATTGGGTAAAAAGTAACAAGATAAATTTAGAGAGATGAGAATGTTGTACATAGGCAGGGAGTAGTAGATGAATTTTCATTATATCAAAAGATAATTTATTCTAAATATAATCTGTGTTGCTTCTCACTCAAATAAGTAGCCACACCGACTCTCAATAATCAATCAACACATTGTATACATGAATAAACAATGACAATTTACAAAAAATTAGAACTAGAATGAATGGAAATATCCTTTATTTACAATTCATTTGTTGCTCATATTTTATGAATAAGTAGTACTATGAATAAGCAACAAAAATAGTACAAATTAGGTCAGTTGACAGCCCTAGCTTTGCAGAGGGGACAAAAATTGTGGCCACGGCGGAGCCACCTCCGTATGCAGCTCCCGTGAAACTCGTGGCGACGAGGCCACGGTGCAGACGGTCGATACATATGCAGCAGTTATCCGTCTCTACTCCATCATCAGTGTCGGTGTCGGCGTTGTTGTAGTGAAGCTTCAGGAATTGAGAGAGAATGTCATCTCTGGGCGGCGGCGTTGGTGCGGAATGGCCTTCGCTGACAGCCAGCATTGCCCGATTCAACGTCGCAAGGGAGTCGGAGATGTGGTCGGAGATCGCCTTATCGTCATCTGCATATCAGCCATAGTTTCTCTTATTCGACACTCCACctcaccaaaaacgttgctttcCACACTTTCATCCATGGGATCGGAGAGATTCAGAGTTTACGAAATAATGGAATTTAGTGACTTCATTTTGGCCTTTTTATAATGGGGGGAAGGTTTTAAGTTTTCCtacaaaaaaaaggaagaatttGAGTGTAATTAGGATTCTTAGATTTTGATTTGTCCTTCTTATTGTTGGACAAGGAAAGTATAAAATTCAATCCGTTTTATACATGCAAAGTTTTCTTCTACCATTATATATACGCTAGCTAGTTTTCAATTCTCACATCGCTCAATTCCTTTCATTCTTCTCTCTGTCTCACGTCAAGGTGATGCCCATGGAAACAATTTCTGCCCCTCTGCAAAGCTAGGGCTCTCCGCTGACCTAATTTCATGTTTTGTTGCTTCATTGCTTATATTCTACTTATACAATTCAAATTCGGAGAGTTAGGGTTTAGAACAAATTGTATACCAAAAGGCCATTTAAATGAatctattatttttaaaaagcgatttctagttttattttatactcctctAAATTGTAATCCCAATACAATGTAGGGGGAACGGATCCTCTCAAATCAACCGCTGCTTCAAATCTTTTGTTATTATACGTATATTTTATCGTAATATACTTTTTCATTCAGGCGTATTTTAGGATATCATCACCGAGCTTTGAGGgatattttcttttcattaaATATTAATCCTAAATGTATACTAACAATttagttataattaattttattaatccTATATAGAtactaaaatatatatatatatatatatatatatatataaatatctaATTTTGAAGATTTAAAATACATGAAAATAGCAAATCTCAATGTACTAAAAAAATATGCTTATggtattttattgaaaaatataaattaaactaCAATTAGATTTTCACCCTTTAATGATCaacttttatattaataaattcacttttatgtttacttgaatATTGTTTTTGATAGACacactttaatttaattttactattattatcaCAAACGATATATAATTCGATACTTTATCTAATTGTACAATATCCACTATGCTAATCCCAACATATCTGTTTAACTAGGATTTACTTCTTAGATTTTTATTTGAGCTCAAATAAAAATCTAATTAGTTACACTCAATTTCTATCCGTTTTCTTTCTATATGGATACTCAAACTTTCCTTCTCCCATTATAAAAAGGCCAAAATCATAGTccttaaaataacaaaattatatttttttcgtaACTCTGAATCTCTGTAGCTAATGGATGGAAGTGTGCAAAGCAAGATGGATAGGCTAATTATAAAGAATTATAACACGAGAAAgaattataaagaaaataaacaagtaaaatagaaataacaaaATATTGTCTTTGCTAGATTCGACTCGGGCCAGCAGAAGGCAAAGCCTAATAATCCAACAAGCCTCCCACTTGAACTACTGCTTCAAATACTAATTTCCTATGTGATATATGTACATACCTTTTAAAATTTAACATGTAGGTCACAGAGACGTGTTACCCCGAGGAATGAAGAAGGGATATGCTTTAAAGAGTTTGTTGTGATTAAAAATGTAAAGCATGTTTAGTTTAGTAGTGAGTTCATTAGTGTAAGTTTCTAGATGATTCCAACGTTGAGTATATGTAAGCAACACTGTTACATTTTGAATATATGAAAAATATGGTGAACTCTTGCTAAACTCATTGTTCGTTCATGTCTTTCTTCTCCACGCATTCCTCGGGTTTCTTTCACGTGGcacgtttctattggccgttggcatttttttttctttttttaaaaaaattgaaaataatacaaaaattttaaaaaatatattttcggattcccaaaaatatacagattttatttattttttatttttttaaaaatatttaatctcgaaatcatttataaatacacacattcattatCCATTTGGGCGAAATGCAGCCACTAGTAgtgtggttttttaattttataaatttaattatgtaatttttaatttttaggattttaattatgtactttttaatttttaggattttaattatgtaatttttaatttttttgtaatttgtaatagtattccggatatttttaatgcattttaattttgtgtaaatgtttttatttaaattgaataatagaatggtgggacccttgagcttgtccttgcggaagagctcggatgtgggtgttgtgctcttgcctaaggagagtgagtaaaagtgggtccgggcccacatccgtgctcgttggcaagagcacggatggggatgctcttatactcatggagtttgatttttaaaattttgttgcTTGATTGGTTatattgatttaaatttggtgagTTAATTAGAGTATCCACAATTGTTCTCTTAGTTAAGAGCTCGGTTGTGGGCTCGGTCATACTTTTATAGTACATTTGTTATTTCATGCTTTTAGCTAAGGCACAACACCTCCAATAGTGTTCTTCCTCTTTAACATGTTCATCACAATTCATAGGTCCCACttttatattattcaatttaaaaactaCAATTACTAAAAACTTATCATTAATAATAAAACTCCATTAAAAACCCGATCAATATAAATCTTCATTTAAATTACAAATTCCTTTACATAttataaatcctaaaaatttaagtGTACataatataaatcctaaaatttaaaaatcacattaaaaattaaagtgaactacaaaaatggtccaatagtccctgaactttaaaaatatatatagtagtCCCTGGGATAAGAGTTTATTTCAAAATCGGCTCTTTTACAATTTTTCAcccgaaaatacccttttgggaCTGGGTAATTTCTTCTTTACAcagttttcattttttcattctgatattatttaaaaattatcttctcatccttcactttattctttatttaagtatcaaatttgattttataaaattaaatttaaattaaaaacttttaaatgttaataaattattttaaataaaattattaatttatgtattccTTATCAACTCACAGCTATATATATATCCCtatataggttagtgatcaagatataactaatcttaagtgtataactagagaacaaatctcagccacacatcttaatggaacaaatattatttattttaataatacaaaataggccaagggtatttttggaaattacattatgaaatttaaatatgaaattatgcAGCCCAATTTAGCAACGAGTCGGAGAAGTGTGACAAGGCCAAGGCCGCCAGCTCCTCCGCTGACCTCCTCGGTGCCGCCTCCGAGTACGGCAAGCTCGACTCCACCCAGGGCGTCGGCAAGTACGTCAACCAAGCCGAGGGCTACCTCCGCTAGTACGGCGCCCCCAAATCcaccccgccgccgccgctgaaGACAAACCCGCGGCCGAGACCGAAATTCCTTCGGGCGACGACGTGAAGAAGCCGGAGGAGAGCGGCGAGGTTGGGGACTACGCGAAGAAGGTGGAGGAG is part of the Salvia splendens isolate huo1 chromosome 22, SspV2, whole genome shotgun sequence genome and encodes:
- the LOC121787793 gene encoding E3 ubiquitin-protein ligase SIS3-like; protein product: MAIKGVDFKWYDGFFLSMLATSVIIVAINWKRYHSCANPLHIWIVVDYTSVFIFRLLMFVDNGLAAGMGLDLGWQQRYKRFYGRIVVLSILVLLLYPFLLAWTVIGTLWFNRSRTCLPEDGQKWGFLIWLLFSYCGLVCIACICMGKWLTRRQAHQLRAQQGIPVSEYGVLVDMVRVPDWAVEAAGQEMRGMGQDAVAMYHPGLYMTPAQREAVEALIQELPKFRLKAVPTDCSECPICLEEFRVGNEVRGLPCAHNFHVECIDEWLRLNVKCPRCRCSVFPNLDLSALSNIPTDTERPPPSTNLVTAAPYVRNQTPSQSYLLRMQGFLRPVRSENGSEGDAAETQSSRGTSHSSEHVRVVLDEPAPPLP